A section of the Bacteroidota bacterium genome encodes:
- a CDS encoding septation protein IspZ encodes MNKKELLKKILPGILPLFVFIIADELWDTRIAVVLAVIFGILEFFYTLIKQKRIDKFILSDTVLLALFGVVSILLDNDVFFKLKPAFIELILCTILGISVFSSKNLMLSMSKRYMKDVKMNDFQLKQMNRSIRILFYIFIVHTLLIVYSVYFMSNEAWAFISGALFYIIFVAYFLYEFIQNKIRVNKT; translated from the coding sequence ATGAATAAAAAGGAATTATTAAAAAAAATACTTCCGGGTATTTTACCTCTTTTTGTATTCATTATTGCCGATGAATTATGGGACACTCGTATAGCTGTTGTGCTTGCAGTAATCTTTGGAATCCTTGAATTTTTTTACACACTAATAAAACAAAAGCGGATTGATAAATTTATTTTATCTGATACTGTTTTGCTTGCTTTGTTTGGAGTTGTTTCCATTTTACTTGATAACGATGTTTTTTTTAAATTAAAACCTGCCTTTATTGAACTTATTCTTTGCACAATTCTAGGGATATCTGTTTTTTCTTCAAAAAATTTAATGCTTTCAATGTCTAAAAGATACATGAAGGATGTTAAAATGAATGACTTTCAGTTGAAGCAAATGAACAGAAGCATAAGGATTTTGTTTTACATTTTTATTGTTCATACCTTACTTATTGTTTATTCGGTTTATTTTATGAGCAATGAAGCTTGGGCATTTATAAGTGGTGCTTTGTTTTATATTATTTTTGTAGCTTATTTTCTTTACGAATTTATTCAGAATAAAATAAGGGTAAATAAAACATAA
- a CDS encoding SGNH/GDSL hydrolase family protein → MKKIYSLLFSHKFPLLIITLLLITFSSCLRDVREYQTPINKIISADNSFIQFTGRFNYSDSIKAVFALSGSQIVARFNSSTIKLWLKNNSPDTGIYNENYFNIYVDEQEPYVLKVNNKDSIYTLADSLEEGTHTIKIVKRTEAACGTCEFFGFLIEQEKIILTPPIRLKRRIEFIGNSITCGYGVEGKKSSESFSPKTENSDKSYASVSSRILDAEFVSVCYSGLGVSQNYDTAWKQDIFELYKRIYSQHGRRWDFSTWMPDVVVINLGTNDFALGLPDSTKFVNDYFNLLQLVHSKNPNAKIVCLDGPMLSNGWPNEVETQKPIKSKKICKNYINVAIQIAKAKGINDVYQFSLTTSGKFGYGANWHPNEKQQNYNAKELADYISEIMEWEII, encoded by the coding sequence ATGAAAAAGATTTATAGCTTATTATTTTCACACAAATTTCCACTTTTAATTATTACTCTATTATTAATTACTTTTTCATCCTGCCTAAGAGATGTTAGAGAATATCAGACACCAATTAATAAAATAATAAGTGCAGATAATTCATTTATCCAATTTACCGGAAGGTTTAATTATTCAGATTCCATAAAAGCAGTTTTTGCACTTTCAGGAAGCCAAATTGTTGCACGATTTAATAGCTCAACAATTAAATTGTGGCTAAAAAATAATTCTCCTGATACAGGAATTTATAATGAAAATTATTTCAATATTTATGTTGATGAGCAAGAGCCTTATGTGTTGAAAGTGAATAATAAAGATAGTATTTATACGCTTGCTGATAGTTTAGAAGAAGGTACTCATACTATTAAAATTGTAAAAAGAACTGAGGCTGCATGTGGAACGTGTGAGTTTTTTGGTTTTTTAATTGAACAAGAGAAAATTATTTTAACACCTCCTATAAGATTGAAAAGAAGAATAGAATTTATAGGTAACTCAATTACTTGTGGATATGGTGTTGAAGGAAAAAAATCAAGTGAGTCTTTTTCACCTAAAACCGAAAATAGCGACAAGTCTTATGCTTCTGTTTCTTCACGAATATTGGATGCTGAATTTGTTTCTGTTTGCTATTCAGGTTTGGGTGTTTCTCAAAATTATGATACTGCATGGAAACAAGATATTTTCGAATTGTATAAAAGAATTTATTCACAGCATGGACGTAGATGGGATTTTTCAACATGGATGCCGGATGTGGTTGTTATTAATCTTGGAACAAATGATTTTGCTTTAGGATTGCCGGATTCTACAAAATTTGTAAATGATTATTTTAACTTATTGCAATTGGTTCACTCAAAAAATCCCAATGCAAAAATCGTATGTCTTGATGGTCCTATGCTTAGTAACGGCTGGCCAAATGAAGTAGAAACCCAAAAACCAATTAAATCAAAAAAGATTTGCAAAAACTATATTAATGTAGCTATTCAAATTGCAAAAGCAAAGGGTATCAATGATGTTTATCAATTTTCACTTACAACAAGTGGTAAATTTGGATATGGTGCCAATTGGCATCCAAATGAAAAACAGCAAAATTATAACGCAAAAGAACTTGCTGATTATATTTCCGAAATAATGGAATGGGAAATAATTTAG
- a CDS encoding transglutaminase domain-containing protein, producing MKKQLYILFFLTLFLLVNANKTLSYPGKILSSFSTPGTFPTGLTFDGKNLWLADRMEDKLFCINKETGEIIRTIKSPAYWPMGLAWDGEFLWNADVKGGIPLAENYDGTIYKIDPKDGTILHTIKSPTPAPRGLTWDGKYLWCVDNQKNIVIQFDPKDGTTIKSFSSPAGEPRGITFDGKYLWISDRSTDEIYMLDPQSGIVLIVTDAPGKFVRGLTTDGNYLWAVDHQTNKIFKLVKKDEEKFRKTEAHKAVVTFTHQTTNFGPGKVKSVDVHLAIPVNRDNQTIDKDIEFKPEPTDFVVDKWGQKTAHFKLENIPAGKSIMLQMKSTATIFQTRYFIFPDMVGSLEDIPKKITKKYLENNSKYQFDNEIIQNAVKESVGDEENPFWIARKMYNYLMERMYYEMTGGWNTAPTVLARGNGSCSEYAFVYISMCRATGLPARYVGSVVIRGDYTAMDDVYHRWVEIYLPNYGWIPVDPSGGDSKSPRHQALRFGNLSNGYLITTESGGGSKTMEWTYNSNEFWVTEPKTNVIFENFADWDILPNQE from the coding sequence ATGAAAAAGCAACTATACATTTTATTCTTTTTAACATTATTCTTATTAGTAAATGCGAATAAAACATTGAGCTATCCGGGAAAAATCCTTTCTTCTTTTTCTACCCCGGGAACATTTCCAACAGGCTTAACTTTTGATGGAAAAAACTTATGGCTTGCAGATAGGATGGAGGATAAATTATTTTGTATAAATAAAGAAACAGGAGAGATAATCAGAACAATAAAATCTCCTGCATATTGGCCAATGGGATTGGCATGGGATGGTGAATTTCTTTGGAATGCAGATGTAAAAGGAGGCATTCCACTTGCGGAAAATTATGATGGAACCATTTACAAAATTGACCCGAAAGATGGTACGATATTGCATACAATAAAATCACCAACTCCTGCACCAAGAGGGCTTACATGGGATGGAAAATATCTTTGGTGTGTTGATAATCAAAAAAATATAGTTATTCAATTTGACCCTAAAGATGGAACAACAATAAAATCATTCAGCTCTCCTGCTGGCGAGCCAAGGGGAATTACTTTTGATGGTAAATATTTGTGGATTTCCGATAGGAGTACAGATGAAATTTATATGTTGGACCCTCAAAGTGGAATTGTACTAATTGTAACGGATGCTCCCGGAAAATTTGTGCGAGGATTGACTACTGACGGTAATTATCTTTGGGCTGTTGATCATCAAACGAATAAAATATTTAAGCTTGTAAAAAAAGATGAGGAAAAATTTAGAAAAACTGAAGCACATAAAGCAGTAGTAACATTCACACATCAAACAACTAATTTCGGACCCGGAAAAGTGAAATCTGTGGATGTTCATTTGGCTATTCCTGTAAATAGAGATAATCAAACTATTGATAAAGATATTGAGTTTAAGCCTGAACCAACTGATTTTGTTGTTGATAAATGGGGGCAAAAAACTGCACATTTTAAATTAGAGAATATTCCTGCAGGAAAAAGTATAATGCTTCAAATGAAATCTACAGCTACAATATTTCAAACAAGATATTTTATTTTTCCTGATATGGTTGGTTCTTTGGAAGATATTCCTAAAAAAATTACAAAAAAATATCTTGAGAATAATTCCAAGTATCAATTCGATAATGAAATAATACAAAATGCTGTAAAAGAATCTGTTGGGGATGAAGAAAATCCTTTTTGGATTGCAAGAAAAATGTATAATTATTTAATGGAAAGGATGTATTACGAAATGACTGGAGGGTGGAATACAGCACCAACCGTGCTTGCACGGGGAAATGGTTCTTGTTCGGAATATGCTTTTGTTTATATTTCAATGTGCAGGGCTACTGGTTTGCCTGCTCGTTATGTTGGCTCTGTAGTTATTCGAGGGGACTATACAGCTATGGATGATGTATATCACAGATGGGTAGAAATTTATCTCCCTAATTATGGCTGGATTCCTGTTGACCCCAGTGGTGGCGATAGTAAATCACCAAGGCATCAGGCATTGCGTTTTGGAAATCTTTCTAATGGTTATTTAATAACTACTGAGAGTGGTGGTGGTTCAAAAACTATGGAATGGACTTATAATTCAAATGAATTTTGGGTAACAGAACCAAAAACAAATGTGATTTTTGAAAACTTTGCAGATTGGGATATTTTGCCAAATCAAGAATAA